The proteins below come from a single Nostoc sp. KVJ3 genomic window:
- a CDS encoding ABC transporter permease yields the protein MNFLESVQMAGKTLLSNKLRSALTMLGIVIGNASVIAMIGIGEGGQKYVNKQLESLGPNVLFVLPGNRETERISFEVPKTLVLQDAEAIASQVPTVVGVAPELNTRQVVIFRNRNTDVNIIGTTPSFLSVRDFETAKGRFFSEVDIKRNNQVVVLGGDLAEKLFGNSNAIGQQLRVGNTSFQVIGTLIAKGSSVGADYDNAALIPITTSANRLVGKNSPYGISLDYLVAAARNSESVDAAEFQITNLLRLRHKINGEDDFTLRSQKDALQTVGQITGALTIMLAAIAGISLFVGGIGIMNIMLVSVTERTQEIGLRKAIGATEQDILLQFIIEAVIVSAAGGLVGTAVGVSGILLVGALTPLEASLSPVAISMAVGVSGGIGLFFGVVPARRAAKLDPIVALRSA from the coding sequence ATGAATTTTTTAGAAAGTGTCCAAATGGCGGGGAAAACCCTGTTGTCAAATAAGCTGCGTAGCGCCCTGACGATGTTGGGTATAGTTATTGGCAATGCCTCAGTAATTGCCATGATTGGGATTGGCGAAGGTGGGCAAAAGTACGTTAATAAACAGTTGGAGTCATTAGGGCCAAATGTGCTATTTGTACTTCCAGGGAATCGAGAAACTGAGCGGATCTCCTTTGAAGTGCCAAAAACTCTGGTGTTACAAGATGCGGAAGCGATCGCTTCTCAAGTGCCAACAGTAGTAGGAGTTGCACCAGAGTTAAACACCAGACAGGTGGTTATATTCCGCAACAGAAACACCGATGTCAATATCATTGGCACAACTCCCAGCTTTCTATCGGTGCGGGATTTTGAAACAGCTAAAGGTAGGTTTTTCTCTGAGGTAGATATCAAGCGAAATAATCAAGTCGTTGTGCTAGGTGGAGATTTGGCAGAAAAACTATTTGGTAATAGTAACGCCATCGGTCAGCAATTGCGAGTTGGAAATACCAGCTTTCAAGTGATTGGGACGTTAATAGCCAAAGGTTCTAGCGTGGGAGCAGATTATGATAATGCTGCTTTAATACCAATCACCACCTCGGCAAACCGACTTGTGGGAAAGAATTCTCCCTATGGTATTTCTTTAGATTACCTCGTTGCAGCCGCTCGTAATTCCGAGAGCGTGGATGCAGCAGAGTTTCAAATTACTAATTTGCTGCGCTTACGGCACAAAATTAATGGTGAAGATGATTTTACGCTTCGCTCTCAAAAGGATGCCTTGCAAACTGTTGGTCAAATTACAGGTGCTTTGACAATTATGTTAGCTGCGATCGCTGGCATATCTTTGTTTGTCGGCGGCATTGGGATTATGAATATTATGCTAGTTTCCGTCACCGAACGCACTCAAGAAATCGGATTAAGAAAAGCGATCGGCGCAACTGAGCAAGATATTTTGCTCCAGTTTATCATTGAGGCGGTGATAGTTTCCGCAGCTGGCGGATTAGTTGGGACTGCGGTTGGTGTTAGTGGCATTTTGTTAGTGGGAGCTTTGACTCCTTTAGAAGCGAGTCTTTCTCCGGTAGCGATTAGTATGGCAGTTGGTGTTTCTGGTGGTATTGGTTTATTCTTTGGCGTTGTTCCTGCCCGTCGCGCGGCAAAACTCGACCCCATTGTGGCTTTGAGGAGTGCTTAG
- a CDS encoding efflux RND transporter periplasmic adaptor subunit produces the protein MATHIEIPVIGKVKYPLRWLIGLMAGGALVVGSVTTYTLVNQGTNKEDIAELTVPVTAKNVTLLITASGKVVPVQSVNISPKNPGVLSQLYVEQGDRIQQGQILARMDSASIEAQRSQYRANLAQSQAQLAEALAGSRPQEIAQGKARLAQAQAQLAAAKAGNRPQEIAQSQSQVDAAQAKVNYTSEQVKRYQYLYKEGAENKQLLDQAISEDKSAKANLEEIKKRLSLLQVGTRSEEIDQRQAAVNEARAALILLQDGTRSEEIDQRQAAVASAEAQLKGVQVQLEDTIIRAPLSGIVTQKYAEPGAFVTPTTSASTSASATSSSIVAVARGLEILAQVPEADIGRIKQRQQVEIVADAYPDRIFKGHVRLIAPEAVVEQGVTSFQVRVALDTGTDKLRSGLNVDLTFLGDRVNNALVLPTVSIVTEKGKTGVLIPDAKNKPQFREITVGAQIKDQTQILGGVKEGDRIFVNPPKDYKIEKAKEKQNNL, from the coding sequence ATGGCTACTCACATAGAAATTCCAGTTATTGGCAAAGTTAAGTATCCATTGCGCTGGCTGATTGGGCTGATGGCAGGTGGTGCTTTGGTTGTAGGTAGTGTGACAACCTACACCCTGGTAAATCAAGGGACAAATAAAGAAGACATTGCTGAATTAACAGTGCCAGTCACAGCGAAAAACGTTACTTTGCTGATTACAGCTAGTGGCAAAGTCGTGCCAGTTCAGAGTGTAAATATTAGTCCGAAGAACCCCGGAGTGTTATCGCAATTATACGTAGAACAAGGCGATCGCATTCAACAAGGGCAAATCCTCGCCCGCATGGATAGCGCGAGTATTGAAGCTCAAAGAAGTCAGTATCGGGCTAACTTAGCCCAAAGTCAAGCACAATTAGCCGAAGCCCTTGCTGGTAGCCGTCCTCAAGAAATCGCTCAAGGAAAGGCGCGGTTAGCACAAGCTCAAGCCCAACTAGCCGCAGCTAAGGCTGGTAATCGTCCCCAAGAGATTGCCCAATCTCAATCCCAAGTGGATGCGGCTCAAGCAAAGGTGAACTATACCAGCGAACAGGTAAAGCGTTACCAATATCTATACAAAGAGGGTGCAGAGAACAAGCAATTACTCGATCAAGCTATCAGCGAAGACAAAAGTGCTAAAGCCAATTTAGAAGAAATTAAAAAACGATTGTCGTTACTCCAAGTTGGCACTCGTTCTGAGGAAATCGACCAACGACAAGCAGCTGTAAATGAAGCACGGGCGGCATTGATTCTATTACAAGATGGCACTCGTTCTGAGGAAATCGACCAACGACAAGCGGCTGTTGCCAGTGCTGAGGCTCAGTTGAAGGGTGTGCAAGTGCAGTTGGAAGATACCATTATTCGCGCTCCCCTTTCGGGAATTGTGACGCAAAAGTATGCCGAACCAGGGGCTTTTGTGACACCGACAACTTCTGCTTCTACGAGTGCGTCGGCAACTTCCAGTTCAATTGTCGCTGTCGCACGGGGTTTAGAAATATTAGCTCAAGTTCCTGAAGCTGATATTGGCAGAATTAAACAAAGGCAGCAAGTGGAAATTGTCGCCGATGCCTATCCCGATCGCATTTTTAAAGGTCATGTGCGCCTGATTGCTCCAGAAGCAGTTGTGGAACAAGGTGTCACATCCTTCCAGGTGCGGGTTGCTCTTGATACTGGCACAGATAAATTGCGTTCTGGCTTAAACGTGGATCTGACTTTTTTAGGCGATCGCGTTAATAATGCCTTAGTGTTACCAACGGTGTCAATTGTCACCGAAAAGGGTAAGACTGGCGTACTTATACCAGATGCAAAAAATAAACCCCAGTTCCGCGAAATTACCGTCGGGGCGCAAATCAAAGACCAAACTCAGATTTTAGGGGGAGTTAAAGAAGGCGATCGCATTTTTGTTAATCCACCCAAAGACTACAAAATCGAAAAAGCCAAAGAAAAACAGAATAATTTGTAA
- a CDS encoding response regulator has product MNLINGFCLAVGILNGVQVLVVDNDRDSRDLYAFLLKDLSANVITAGSVKEALEILSCFTPDIVVCEIRFLGESIYTLLNKLTAMEADNGNHIPVIVTSTSTRGTYDQIPDVEFEDYLLKPCDLDKFVSMLMKQVQKGVAENLCPNLVVLHK; this is encoded by the coding sequence ATGAATTTAATCAATGGCTTTTGCTTGGCAGTTGGGATACTCAATGGTGTACAAGTACTCGTTGTAGACAACGATCGCGATAGTAGAGATTTGTATGCATTTTTACTCAAAGACTTGAGCGCAAATGTGATTACTGCTGGTTCAGTAAAAGAAGCTTTAGAAATCCTGAGTTGTTTCACCCCCGATATTGTAGTGTGTGAGATAAGGTTCTTAGGTGAAAGTATTTATACATTACTGAATAAATTGACTGCGATGGAAGCAGATAATGGCAATCATATTCCAGTGATTGTGACTTCAACATCTACCAGAGGTACTTATGACCAAATTCCAGATGTAGAGTTTGAAGACTATTTACTTAAACCATGCGACCTTGATAAATTTGTTTCCATGCTTATGAAGCAAGTACAGAAAGGTGTGGCGGAAAATTTGTGCCCCAATTTAGTAGTTTTACACAAGTAG
- a CDS encoding NACHT domain-containing protein, whose translation MVKRSLQASLTGIQEAKRAFALKGWTQDNLAAEVNLKTRQPIWRFFSGRPVERHTFIEICSVLELNWRKIATNPPAEFMELEEYSRSPVLGIDGLVEKVRSQRFDKIQDQCGILQLLDISRPIAIDDIYIDLNILEEIASLQSLDITELQKLDPKEFNRFGLGEVDQKQIPGTQAVEKYSKLRVLGKPGVGKTTFLQYLAIQCNQGAFAANLVPIFITLRNFAEESKATNEFSLLKYIRQEFLTSGISDPSVIETLLSAGRVLLLLDGMDEILNQQSNAILSEIRRFSEKYHKNQFVATCRTASQKLGLRGFTDVEIAPFTSEQIIAFAQKWFVTFTKTNIQDGEAQSVQFIQKLELDENWQFRQLVVTPLFLHLACWVFHGQEKFPTKRTDFYKEGLDLLLGKWDQARGIERDDVYRGFLLPQKLKLLSQIAAATFEQGQYFFEQRIVEQYIGDYIQNLSNVPMDVEELQIESEAALKAIEAQHGLLAERARGIFSFSYLAFQEYFTARKIVASYNLEAFGQALEGLVSHITDPHWHEIFLLTATMLRSADSLVQLMKQQIDALVSQDPYLQEFLTWGSQKSRTIPSLAKDATIRAFYLALSRTPHIASHFALASSLDQGMFLDTALDDLLLECAIDGSQDFAHIHACGDALSNILGIVLDVGLHKSLQQLSEQLPNYRQSEEWLGLWGQTNYSAWAEQLKITIINYRNISHQWQFSPEQQQVLQRYYDANQLLLDCLHSNCEVTAAIRQEIEATLLLPQKELEDREWQ comes from the coding sequence ATGGTCAAGCGATCGCTCCAAGCATCACTTACTGGCATTCAAGAAGCTAAAAGAGCATTTGCTCTCAAGGGATGGACGCAAGACAATTTAGCAGCCGAAGTTAACCTCAAAACTAGACAACCGATTTGGCGGTTTTTCAGTGGTCGTCCGGTTGAGCGTCATACCTTTATTGAAATTTGTTCCGTTTTAGAACTGAATTGGCGGAAGATTGCTACTAATCCGCCGGCAGAATTTATGGAATTAGAAGAATATAGCCGATCCCCAGTACTAGGTATTGATGGCTTGGTGGAAAAAGTGCGATCGCAACGCTTCGACAAAATTCAAGACCAGTGTGGAATTTTGCAATTATTGGATATTAGCCGCCCTATTGCAATCGATGACATATATATAGATTTGAATATTTTGGAGGAAATTGCTAGTCTTCAATCGTTAGACATCACTGAATTGCAAAAGCTCGATCCAAAAGAATTTAACCGCTTTGGCTTAGGTGAAGTCGATCAAAAACAGATACCTGGTACACAGGCAGTTGAAAAATACTCCAAGCTCAGAGTACTAGGCAAACCTGGGGTAGGTAAAACTACTTTTTTACAATATCTCGCTATTCAATGTAACCAAGGTGCATTTGCGGCGAACTTAGTTCCAATCTTCATCACCTTGAGAAACTTTGCGGAAGAATCTAAAGCCACCAACGAGTTTAGCCTATTAAAATACATCCGCCAGGAGTTCCTCACATCTGGAATTTCCGATCCGTCAGTAATTGAAACTTTACTTAGTGCGGGCAGAGTGTTACTGTTACTTGACGGCATGGATGAAATTCTTAACCAACAAAGCAATGCTATCTTAAGCGAAATTCGCAGGTTTTCAGAAAAGTATCATAAAAATCAGTTTGTGGCGACCTGTCGAACAGCGTCTCAAAAACTCGGACTTCGAGGCTTTACTGATGTTGAGATTGCGCCCTTTACCTCAGAACAAATCATCGCCTTCGCTCAAAAATGGTTTGTGACATTTACCAAAACCAACATTCAAGATGGTGAAGCGCAGTCCGTTCAGTTTATTCAGAAGTTGGAGTTAGATGAAAACTGGCAGTTTCGCCAACTTGTAGTCACACCCCTATTTCTGCATCTTGCTTGCTGGGTGTTTCATGGCCAAGAAAAATTTCCGACTAAGCGGACTGACTTTTATAAGGAAGGTTTAGACCTTCTATTGGGCAAATGGGATCAAGCTAGAGGCATTGAACGAGATGACGTTTACCGAGGGTTTTTGTTACCACAAAAGCTCAAATTATTGAGTCAGATTGCAGCCGCGACATTTGAGCAAGGTCAATACTTTTTTGAACAACGCATCGTTGAACAATACATTGGTGACTACATTCAAAATCTGAGCAACGTGCCAATGGATGTCGAAGAACTGCAAATAGAAAGTGAAGCAGCGCTAAAAGCAATTGAGGCTCAACATGGGCTACTGGCAGAACGGGCGCGGGGAATTTTTTCCTTCTCCTATTTGGCATTTCAAGAATACTTCACGGCCAGAAAAATTGTTGCCAGCTATAACCTAGAAGCTTTTGGGCAAGCTTTAGAAGGATTAGTTAGCCATATTACAGACCCGCACTGGCACGAAATTTTTTTGTTAACAGCTACCATGCTCCGAAGTGCAGACTCTCTGGTACAGTTGATGAAGCAACAGATTGATGCACTGGTTAGCCAAGACCCTTATTTACAAGAGTTTTTGACCTGGGGAAGCCAAAAATCTCGTACTATTCCAAGCCTTGCAAAAGATGCGACAATTCGAGCATTTTACCTTGCCTTGAGTCGCACACCTCACATAGCTTCTCACTTTGCCCTAGCCAGCAGTCTCGACCAGGGAATGTTTCTGGATACGGCTTTAGATGACCTGCTTCTAGAGTGTGCAATTGATGGGAGCCAGGACTTTGCTCACATTCACGCCTGTGGTGATGCTCTCTCGAACATTCTGGGTATTGTTCTGGATGTTGGACTCCATAAATCTCTGCAACAACTCTCTGAGCAATTGCCAAATTATCGCCAAAGTGAAGAATGGCTTGGGTTATGGGGGCAGACAAACTATTCAGCTTGGGCTGAACAGTTAAAGATAACAATCATTAATTATCGTAACATTAGCCACCAGTGGCAGTTTAGCCCTGAACAACAGCAAGTGCTGCAACGATACTACGATGCCAATCAGTTACTACTTGATTGTCTGCATAGCAATTGTGAAGTAACGGCTGCTATTAGGCAGGAAATTGAAGCCACCTTATTGTTGCCTCAAAAGGAACTTGAGGATAGGGAATGGCAATAA
- a CDS encoding DUF3775 domain-containing protein, with protein MNLLVINKIYKIIETAELIYFPLGDKKTNQSETFVDKLSNYLEDFQITGRCSVNILQKYINEFSQEEKAEVIALMWLGRGASSEQPENFTNLLTLAVELIPQNYATSYIIEKPLLAKYLRDGLQKLDTWTSSFS; from the coding sequence ATGAACTTATTAGTAATTAACAAAATATATAAAATTATTGAAACAGCTGAATTAATCTATTTCCCTTTGGGAGACAAGAAAACAAATCAATCAGAAACATTTGTAGACAAATTGTCTAATTATTTAGAAGATTTTCAGATTACAGGAAGATGTTCAGTAAACATCTTACAGAAATACATTAACGAATTCTCCCAAGAAGAAAAAGCAGAGGTAATAGCTCTCATGTGGCTTGGTCGAGGTGCATCAAGCGAACAACCAGAAAACTTCACCAATTTGCTTACTTTGGCAGTAGAGCTTATACCTCAAAATTATGCAACCAGTTATATTATCGAAAAACCCCTTTTAGCGAAATATCTGCGAGATGGGCTTCAAAAACTAGATACTTGGACTTCTTCTTTCTCCTGA
- a CDS encoding DUF1816 domain-containing protein — MNLFQSNQSEFAWWVEINTTVPRCTYYFGPFDSEKEAQLSRSGYVEDLYEEEARDIIALVKQCQPHILTIFQEKEEVQVSSF; from the coding sequence ATGAATTTATTTCAATCTAATCAATCAGAGTTTGCCTGGTGGGTAGAAATCAACACTACTGTACCACGCTGTACTTATTACTTTGGCCCTTTTGATAGTGAAAAAGAGGCACAACTTTCTAGAAGTGGATATGTCGAAGACTTATATGAGGAAGAAGCCAGAGACATCATTGCACTCGTCAAGCAATGTCAGCCTCATATATTGACGATTTTTCAGGAGAAAGAAGAAGTCCAAGTATCTAGTTTTTGA
- a CDS encoding glucokinase, with amino-acid sequence MTLLLAGDIGGTKTILRLVETSDSPAIHTIYQESYHSADFPDLVPIVQNFLVKANTPIPEKACFAIAGPIVQNTAKLTNLVWFLDTERLQEELGIPHISLINDFAAVGYGILGLQKQDLLTLQVGKSAEDAPIAIIGAGTGLGQGFLIRQGNQYQVFPSEGGHADFAPRNEIEFQLLKYLLGKHDIQRISVERVVSGMGIVAIYQFLRDRKFATESPDIAQIVRTWEQEVGQEEKSVDPGAAIGTAALQGSDRLCEQTLQLFIDAYGAEAGNLALKLLPYGGLYIAGGIAPKILPLIQNSGFLLNFTQKGRMRRLLEEIPVYVILNPQVGLIGAALCAARL; translated from the coding sequence ATGACATTGTTACTAGCAGGAGACATCGGCGGTACGAAAACTATTCTGCGATTGGTTGAAACATCAGATTCACCAGCAATACATACTATTTATCAGGAAAGTTACCACAGTGCTGATTTTCCCGATTTAGTACCTATAGTGCAGAATTTTTTGGTCAAAGCTAATACACCAATACCAGAAAAAGCTTGTTTTGCGATCGCAGGGCCAATTGTCCAAAATACTGCCAAGCTAACCAATTTAGTCTGGTTTTTGGATACAGAACGTCTACAAGAAGAGTTGGGTATCCCGCATATTTCTTTAATTAACGACTTCGCCGCCGTTGGCTATGGTATTTTAGGTTTACAAAAACAAGACTTGCTGACGTTGCAGGTTGGTAAATCCGCAGAGGATGCCCCAATTGCGATTATTGGTGCTGGTACTGGCTTAGGGCAAGGATTTTTAATTAGACAGGGAAACCAATATCAAGTCTTTCCCTCAGAAGGTGGACATGCTGACTTTGCCCCTCGGAACGAAATCGAGTTTCAACTGTTGAAATACCTGCTGGGTAAACATGATATCCAGCGCATTTCTGTAGAACGAGTCGTTTCTGGAATGGGAATTGTGGCAATTTACCAATTTTTGCGCGATCGCAAATTTGCCACCGAATCACCAGATATCGCCCAAATAGTCAGAACTTGGGAACAAGAAGTTGGACAAGAAGAGAAAAGTGTCGATCCTGGTGCTGCTATTGGTACAGCTGCATTGCAAGGTAGCGATCGCCTTTGCGAACAAACCTTGCAATTATTTATAGACGCTTATGGTGCAGAAGCCGGTAATCTCGCCTTGAAACTTCTACCTTATGGTGGCTTATACATCGCTGGTGGAATTGCGCCCAAAATTTTGCCCTTAATCCAAAATAGCGGTTTCTTATTAAACTTCACCCAAAAAGGCAGGATGCGCCGCCTCCTAGAAGAGATCCCCGTGTATGTTATCCTCAACCCGCAAGTAGGGCTAATAGGTGCTGCTTTATGTGCTGCTAGGTTATAA
- a CDS encoding histidine phosphatase family protein has protein sequence MSQIVWIARHANRLDFVNPDWFLTAKRRYDPPLSDDGMVQAQQLARRLKKENIGHIFASPFLRTVQTANAVAEMLNLPIKLETGLSEWLNPAWMTEEPERLSTPALAKLFPRIDTSYTSRIAAKYPETHEKVRERSGQTARCLATEFFPEDILLVAHGASVLGGAMGLVGEIAKTEVKASLCSLVKVVREDPEWLLELKGDTSHLTHIEEVIRFA, from the coding sequence ATGAGTCAAATAGTCTGGATTGCAAGACATGCCAACCGCCTCGATTTCGTAAACCCGGATTGGTTTCTCACCGCCAAACGACGCTACGATCCACCCTTGTCTGATGATGGCATGGTACAGGCACAGCAGTTAGCTAGACGTTTGAAAAAAGAAAATATTGGCCATATTTTCGCTTCCCCTTTCCTGCGAACCGTACAAACGGCAAATGCAGTTGCAGAAATGCTCAACTTGCCGATTAAATTGGAAACAGGTTTGAGTGAATGGCTAAATCCAGCTTGGATGACAGAAGAACCCGAAAGACTCTCAACTCCAGCGTTAGCAAAATTATTCCCCAGGATTGACACCAGCTATACTTCGCGTATCGCCGCCAAATACCCTGAAACTCACGAAAAAGTACGAGAACGTTCTGGGCAAACTGCTAGATGTTTAGCTACTGAGTTCTTCCCAGAAGATATCTTGCTTGTAGCACATGGGGCATCTGTGTTGGGGGGAGCGATGGGGCTAGTGGGGGAAATTGCCAAAACAGAAGTTAAAGCTTCTTTGTGTTCGTTGGTAAAAGTGGTACGCGAAGATCCAGAATGGTTATTAGAACTAAAGGGAGATACTTCCCATTTAACCCATATCGAAGAAGTTATTCGATTTGCTTAA
- a CDS encoding ABC transporter ATP-binding protein: MKSDSKPDYTILELQELDVNYAGIQALKKINLIIKKGEVVTLIGANGAGKTTTLRAISKVVNPKSGVIIYDGHNITRRQTHEVVQLGIAHCPEGRRVLARQTVFDNLLLGAYIRSNKAEIKADIQRQFELFPRLSQRRNQLAGTLSGGEQQMLAIARAVMSKPQLLLLDEPSLGLAPAIVREIFSIIENLRATGVTILLVEQNASLALQIADRGYVLEAGSITLTGAASELISDERVKKAYLG, from the coding sequence ATGAAATCCGATAGTAAACCAGACTATACAATTCTAGAACTTCAAGAACTGGATGTAAACTATGCTGGTATTCAAGCTCTAAAAAAGATTAATTTAATTATTAAAAAAGGCGAGGTAGTTACTCTAATTGGTGCTAACGGTGCTGGTAAAACTACTACACTCCGGGCCATATCTAAAGTAGTTAATCCTAAAAGTGGCGTAATTATCTATGACGGACATAATATTACCCGCCGCCAAACTCACGAAGTTGTACAACTTGGTATTGCCCATTGTCCTGAAGGACGAAGAGTATTAGCACGACAAACAGTATTTGATAATTTACTTTTAGGTGCTTATATTCGCTCCAATAAAGCGGAGATAAAAGCAGATATTCAGCGGCAATTTGAGCTATTTCCACGTTTGTCACAAAGACGCAATCAACTAGCAGGAACTCTGAGCGGTGGTGAACAACAAATGTTAGCGATCGCACGGGCTGTCATGAGTAAACCACAACTCTTACTTTTAGACGAGCCTAGCTTAGGTTTAGCCCCTGCGATCGTCCGGGAAATCTTCTCAATTATTGAAAATCTCCGTGCTACAGGCGTGACTATTCTGTTAGTTGAACAAAATGCTAGTCTAGCTCTGCAAATTGCCGATCGCGGTTATGTTTTGGAAGCTGGTTCTATTACCTTAACAGGCGCAGCATCAGAATTAATTAGTGATGAGCGAGTTAAAAAAGCTTATTTAGGGTAA
- a CDS encoding ABC transporter ATP-binding protein, translating into MTNNIVLEAKSLTRRFGGLVAVNNVSFTVNQHEIFGLIGPNGAGKTTLFNLITAFIPLSSGELYYQGGNISQLRPHQIAGLGIARTFQNIRLFGELSALENVIIGRHLHNKSNLLTGLLGLPPARREEKKSRRKALQLLEMVGLGDRTDEKAKNFAYGDQRRLEIARALALEPQILLLDEPAAGMNPNEKQQLSEFIRSLRQELNLTIVLIEHHVPLVMGLCDRIAVLDFGQLIALGEPSIVRNDPAVIEAYLGNE; encoded by the coding sequence ATGACAAATAACATTGTTTTAGAAGCCAAATCACTGACTCGCCGTTTTGGGGGTTTAGTAGCGGTGAATAATGTATCTTTTACAGTCAATCAACATGAGATTTTTGGATTAATTGGCCCTAATGGCGCGGGGAAAACAACACTGTTTAATTTGATTACAGCTTTTATTCCCCTTTCTAGTGGGGAATTATACTATCAAGGTGGTAATATTTCCCAGCTACGTCCGCATCAAATTGCAGGTTTAGGTATCGCTCGGACTTTTCAAAATATTCGTTTATTTGGTGAGTTGTCAGCGTTAGAAAATGTAATAATTGGGCGACATTTGCATAATAAAAGTAATCTATTAACAGGACTTTTGGGATTACCACCAGCCCGTCGGGAAGAGAAGAAGAGTAGGCGAAAAGCTCTGCAATTGTTGGAGATGGTGGGATTGGGCGATCGCACTGACGAAAAAGCCAAAAACTTTGCTTACGGCGATCAGCGTCGGCTAGAAATTGCCCGCGCTTTAGCCCTAGAACCGCAGATTTTACTTCTTGATGAACCGGCGGCGGGGATGAACCCCAACGAAAAGCAGCAACTCAGTGAATTTATCCGCAGTCTGCGACAAGAGTTGAATTTGACGATTGTCTTGATTGAACACCATGTACCCTTAGTTATGGGTTTGTGCGATCGCATTGCCGTGTTAGATTTTGGACAGTTGATTGCTTTGGGTGAACCATCTATAGTTAGAAACGATCCGGCTGTAATTGAAGCTTATTTGGGTAATGAGTAA
- a CDS encoding branched-chain amino acid ABC transporter permease gives MSEFFSTYESPIVYMVLEALLGLSLYLPLMAGQLSLASPGFYALGGYIAAILSTKVFPSSNNLFPIPLLLLEMLIAGLISGILAVIVGIPALRLRGIYLAIATIAFVEVLRVVSLNLDITGGAVGIFGIPQPFQSQIEYLWIAVPLLLVSMVLFYRLERIRTGRAFIAIREDELAASAMGINPTYYKVLAFTLGAIIAGIVGVISAHFLNTWNARQGTFDASITYLTIVLIGGSRTFLGSVVGAIVLKVLLEIVLRRIADIGILPNWLAQFFRDGRLIIYGILIVLGTIFFPQGFVTPDILKKVKNQLIKLIFKTSKQTN, from the coding sequence ATGTCTGAATTTTTCTCTACTTATGAATCACCAATAGTCTACATGGTATTGGAGGCTTTATTAGGATTATCGCTTTACTTACCCTTAATGGCTGGACAATTGTCTTTAGCTAGTCCTGGATTTTATGCTTTAGGTGGATATATTGCAGCAATTTTATCTACAAAAGTTTTCCCATCTAGTAATAACTTATTTCCGATTCCATTACTTTTATTGGAGATGTTGATAGCTGGTTTAATCTCCGGTATATTAGCTGTAATAGTGGGAATTCCGGCATTGCGGTTGCGAGGAATTTACTTAGCGATCGCAACTATTGCTTTTGTAGAAGTATTGCGAGTTGTATCCTTAAATCTAGATATTACAGGCGGTGCTGTCGGTATTTTTGGTATTCCTCAACCATTCCAAAGCCAAATTGAATATTTATGGATTGCCGTACCATTACTATTAGTTAGTATGGTATTATTTTATCGTTTAGAACGGATTCGCACAGGTAGAGCATTCATCGCCATCCGCGAAGATGAATTAGCCGCCAGTGCAATGGGAATTAACCCCACCTACTACAAAGTTTTAGCTTTTACTCTCGGAGCAATTATTGCCGGAATTGTCGGGGTAATCAGCGCTCATTTTCTCAATACTTGGAATGCGCGACAAGGTACTTTTGATGCTAGTATTACCTATTTGACGATTGTACTAATTGGTGGTTCTAGAACTTTTTTAGGTTCGGTTGTCGGTGCGATTGTATTGAAAGTTTTATTAGAAATTGTCTTACGAAGAATAGCCGATATAGGGATTTTACCGAATTGGTTAGCACAATTCTTCCGAGATGGTAGATTAATTATTTATGGTATATTAATAGTCTTAGGAACTATATTTTTTCCCCAAGGATTTGTCACTCCAGATATTTTGAAAAAAGTTAAAAATCAATTGATAAAGTTAATTTTTAAAACCTCAAAACAGACAAATTAA